One Tomitella gaofuii DNA segment encodes these proteins:
- a CDS encoding FUSC family protein, which produces MKTAIAAMLAWLVADRLLQFNSAFLAPYTAVFMVDATVFRSLREALQQILAVTIGVLLAMAGSSLFGGMVATIGVVVLVGFTIGRHRAFGASGYWVGVTALLMVTYGTAQNPGALLSRVLLILLGAGVGLAVNALLFPPTYIASARQQTQSVLARLRELLEDIADHVREPGDEAADGSWQSQLDRLFEDLGELRRQAGAARESALLNFRPSASRSSAVIADARTVSASLYRALPRLREFVESLPEHSDNDEPLLAVSRTDGITANDREQLARVLDDCIGVVERLRGDASADAHGRPETPGDTYWSGDGEELSMTALTAIRQAVRVRTALENPPDLTV; this is translated from the coding sequence GTGAAGACCGCGATCGCTGCGATGCTCGCATGGCTGGTCGCCGATCGGCTCCTGCAGTTCAACTCCGCGTTCCTGGCTCCGTATACGGCGGTGTTCATGGTCGACGCGACCGTGTTCCGGTCGTTGCGCGAAGCATTACAGCAGATTCTCGCCGTCACGATCGGCGTACTCCTCGCAATGGCGGGTTCATCACTTTTCGGGGGGATGGTCGCCACTATAGGCGTCGTGGTGTTGGTGGGTTTCACGATCGGCAGGCACCGCGCATTCGGCGCCAGCGGGTACTGGGTCGGCGTGACCGCGCTGCTGATGGTCACCTATGGAACCGCCCAGAACCCGGGTGCGTTACTCTCCCGCGTTCTCCTCATCCTCCTCGGTGCGGGTGTGGGTCTCGCCGTGAACGCTTTGCTGTTCCCGCCCACCTATATCGCATCGGCGCGGCAGCAGACCCAGAGCGTTCTCGCGCGCCTTCGCGAGCTCCTCGAGGACATCGCCGACCACGTCCGCGAGCCCGGCGACGAGGCCGCTGACGGATCGTGGCAGTCACAACTGGACCGACTGTTCGAAGACCTGGGCGAACTGCGCCGGCAAGCGGGCGCAGCACGCGAGAGCGCCTTGCTCAACTTTCGTCCCTCGGCCAGCCGCTCGTCCGCCGTGATCGCCGATGCCCGGACCGTCTCGGCCTCCCTGTACCGCGCGCTGCCACGACTGCGCGAATTTGTCGAATCGCTTCCCGAGCACTCTGACAATGACGAACCGTTGCTCGCCGTGTCGCGCACGGACGGGATCACTGCGAACGACCGCGAGCAGCTTGCACGTGTCCTCGACGACTGCATCGGCGTGGTGGAAAGGCTGCGCGGCGACGCGTCCGCGGACGCCCACGGCCGGCCGGAAACGCCGGGCGATACGTACTGGTCCGGAGACGGTGAGGAGCTTTCGATGACGGCTCTGACCGCAATACGGCAAGCGGTGCGTGTGCGCACTGCACTCGAGAACCCCCCGGATCTCACGGTGTGA
- a CDS encoding alcohol dehydrogenase catalytic domain-containing protein: protein MKAVTWQGRRNVRVEEVPDPTLQHPTDAVIEVSTTNICGSDLHLYEVLGAFMDAGDILGHEPMGRVVEVGDAVDGLKVGDRVVIPFQISCGHCYMCGQGLQTQCETTQVREQGMGAALFGYSKLYGQAPGGQAEYLRVPQAQYTHIKVPEGPTDDRFVYLSDVLPTAWQAVEYAGVPVAGSVVVLGLGPIGDMCARIAAFRGYRVIAIDRVPERLARARVRGIDTIDLRANTDVAGVVRDLTDGRGADSVIDAVGMEAHGSPVAQFGQKALSFLPDAVAGPVMSTFGTDRLAALHLAIDVVRRGGTVSLIGVYGGAADPLPMLTLFDKQIQLRMGQANVKHWVDAIMPLLTDEDPLGVDDFATHRMPLAEAPHAYDIFQRKEDGAVKVLLTP, encoded by the coding sequence ATGAAGGCGGTGACCTGGCAAGGGCGGCGAAATGTGCGCGTGGAGGAAGTCCCCGACCCGACGCTGCAGCACCCCACCGACGCGGTGATCGAGGTCAGCACCACGAACATCTGCGGTTCGGACTTGCACCTGTATGAGGTGCTCGGGGCGTTCATGGACGCCGGGGACATCCTGGGGCACGAACCGATGGGCCGGGTCGTCGAGGTCGGCGACGCGGTGGACGGGCTGAAGGTGGGCGACAGGGTGGTGATCCCGTTCCAGATCTCCTGTGGTCACTGCTACATGTGCGGCCAGGGCCTGCAGACGCAGTGTGAGACCACCCAGGTGCGCGAGCAGGGCATGGGCGCGGCACTGTTCGGATACTCGAAGCTCTATGGCCAGGCCCCGGGCGGGCAGGCCGAGTATCTGCGTGTCCCTCAGGCTCAGTACACACATATCAAGGTTCCGGAGGGGCCGACGGACGACAGGTTCGTGTACCTGTCCGACGTGCTGCCCACCGCCTGGCAGGCGGTGGAGTACGCGGGTGTTCCGGTTGCCGGCAGTGTGGTGGTCTTGGGCCTCGGGCCGATCGGCGACATGTGCGCGCGCATCGCCGCGTTTCGCGGCTACCGCGTGATCGCGATCGATCGTGTTCCGGAGCGGTTGGCACGGGCCCGTGTGCGCGGTATAGACACGATAGATCTGCGCGCGAACACCGACGTCGCCGGTGTCGTCCGCGACCTCACAGACGGGCGCGGGGCGGACTCGGTGATCGACGCCGTGGGTATGGAGGCGCACGGTTCTCCTGTCGCCCAGTTCGGCCAGAAGGCGCTGTCCTTCCTGCCGGATGCGGTGGCCGGGCCGGTGATGAGCACGTTCGGAACCGATCGGCTGGCCGCACTGCACTTGGCGATCGACGTCGTGCGTCGTGGTGGGACCGTCTCGCTCATCGGCGTTTACGGCGGTGCCGCGGACCCGTTGCCGATGCTGACCTTGTTCGACAAGCAGATCCAGCTGCGCATGGGGCAGGCCAACGTCAAGCATTGGGTCGACGCGATCATGCCTCTGCTCACCGATGAGGATCCGCTCGGGGTCGATGACTTCGCCACGCATAGGATGCCGCTGGCCGAAGCGCCGCACGCCTACGACATCTTCCAACGCAAAGAGGACGGTGCCGTCAAGGTGCTGCTCACACCGTGA
- a CDS encoding SDR family oxidoreductase, with protein MSSEDNAEQRRGVAVVTGGSAGVGRATVRRFAHDGYDVAILARGRAGLDGAAADVRRYGRRALPLHVDVADENGVRDAVTRIEGQLGAVDVWVNAAFTGSLAFSWDTGTDLFRRITEVTYYGQVYGTLAALSVMRPRDAGVIINVGSAMAYRSIPLQAAYCGAKHAVKGFSESVRTELLATGSGVSVRMVQLPGLNTPQFNWNASAMPGHPQPVAPVFQPELPARAIVFLAEHPRRNVWVGLSTVYTILGERFAPATVDRHLARTGVSGQQTDEQLPRWGANTDDPRDDDVDRGAHGPFDSMAHARDPQLWLSMRRRVLLGAAGVAAAAGAAAVARRRIPGVR; from the coding sequence ATGAGCAGCGAAGACAACGCCGAGCAGCGTCGCGGTGTCGCGGTGGTGACGGGCGGCAGTGCGGGAGTCGGCAGAGCGACGGTCCGCCGCTTCGCACACGACGGCTACGATGTGGCGATCCTCGCGCGCGGCAGAGCAGGGTTGGACGGCGCCGCCGCGGATGTGCGCCGGTATGGACGCAGGGCGCTCCCGCTGCACGTCGATGTCGCGGACGAAAACGGAGTCCGCGACGCCGTCACGCGGATCGAAGGACAGCTCGGCGCGGTCGACGTGTGGGTGAATGCCGCGTTCACCGGATCACTCGCGTTCAGTTGGGATACGGGGACGGATCTGTTCCGGCGGATCACCGAGGTCACCTACTACGGGCAGGTCTATGGAACCCTCGCTGCACTGTCCGTGATGCGTCCGCGCGATGCGGGCGTCATCATCAACGTCGGCTCGGCCATGGCCTACCGGTCGATTCCCCTGCAGGCCGCGTACTGCGGTGCCAAGCACGCAGTCAAAGGCTTCAGCGAATCGGTCCGCACGGAGCTGCTTGCCACCGGCAGCGGAGTTTCCGTACGGATGGTGCAGCTCCCGGGTTTGAACACGCCCCAGTTCAACTGGAACGCATCCGCCATGCCCGGTCATCCGCAGCCGGTCGCGCCGGTTTTCCAACCCGAGTTGCCCGCCCGCGCCATCGTTTTCCTCGCCGAGCATCCACGTCGCAACGTGTGGGTGGGTCTCTCGACCGTCTACACGATCCTCGGCGAGCGGTTCGCGCCCGCAACCGTGGACCGCCATCTCGCCCGAACCGGGGTATCCGGTCAGCAGACCGATGAACAGCTTCCCCGCTGGGGCGCCAACACCGACGATCCCCGCGACGACGATGTCGATCGCGGCGCTCACGGACCGTTCGATTCGATGGCACACGCACGCGATCCGCAGCTGTGGCTGTCGATGCGTCGTCGCGTGCTCCTCGGTGCTGCAGGTGTGGCCGCGGCAGCCGGCGCCGCCGCCGTTGCGCGCCGAAGGATCCCCGGCGTGCGTTGA
- a CDS encoding FAD-binding and (Fe-S)-binding domain-containing protein: protein MGSEEKINVLGLERHLERHVEGEVRFDDGSLAMYANDGSNYRQVPIGVVIPKTLDDVVETMRACHAYRAPVVCRGGGTSLSGETVNVAVVIDFSKYLTGVGDVDTDRRTVVAEAGVINEELNKTIGHTGYIFGPDPSSHSRCTIGGNIGNNSCGIHSVQSHLYGPGPRTSDNTERLEVVTYEGERFWVGVNEEDRLEQIIAAGGAKGRIYAQLRDLRDRYADEIRAGYPGVDEMPRRVSGYNLDELLPENGFNVARALVGTESTCAVALQAELKLTPAMLHRTLVVVQYPTIAAAGEHVMQILEWKPIGLEAVDEMLVNDQQVVGKNVEALHELPRRMEGGAWLLIQFGADDPADSYGTARRFIDWMEKEKHYDADRMVLSRSVQDGGNSEELWAIREAGLGSTAFPPDGRDHWPGWEDSAVPPARVGDYVRDLQELYAKHGLRGAMYGHFAEGCIHSRISFDLRHADGLRNYRVFMEEAGDLVASYGGSMSGEHGDGQQRAELLDKQYGPRLMQAMREFKAIWDPQWKLNPGKVVDPYRLDENLKLGTDYNPTRPDVVFAYPDDDGDFVHANLRCVGIGECRVPEASSTMCPSYQVTREEKHSTRGRARLLFEMLRGETITDGWQSREVADALDLCLSCKGCTSDCPVSVDMPTYKAEFRYHHFKSMRRWRPRSAYAFGFIDQAARVAVRVPELANFATQTPGLRRLTKWIGGIDQQRDLPTFAPMTLQQWFSRRGGTANPNGTRVLLFPDTFTNHLHTDVGRACVEAIEAAGYQVVIPDGHLCCGRPLYDFGFLDAAKRYLHHVIDEIRDDVRAGTPIIGMEPSCVAVFKEELPNILPHDDDAERLRRSVYHFPEFFAEFDVEPPRMDGPVQLWTHCHQRATGGQTPEQHVLAKMGAQVEPLSGGCCGLAGSWGFEDGKYGISMECGEQALLPALRGADEGTRLVADGFSCRTQVGEAGVGRDPLHLAQLMAIARGRSDGTGASPVPGPPERPRPPAAIRLSRTAGPVAVAGAVVAALGRAAWVTLRR from the coding sequence ACGGCACCTTGAACGCCATGTCGAGGGCGAGGTGCGCTTCGATGACGGCAGCCTGGCCATGTACGCCAACGACGGATCGAACTACCGGCAGGTGCCCATCGGCGTGGTGATCCCCAAGACGCTCGACGACGTCGTGGAGACCATGCGCGCGTGTCATGCGTACCGCGCGCCGGTGGTGTGCCGGGGCGGGGGGACGAGCCTGTCTGGCGAGACGGTCAACGTCGCGGTGGTCATCGACTTCTCCAAGTACCTCACTGGAGTGGGTGACGTGGACACCGACCGACGCACCGTCGTCGCGGAAGCCGGCGTGATCAACGAGGAGCTCAACAAGACGATCGGCCACACCGGCTACATCTTCGGACCCGACCCGTCGTCACATTCGCGGTGCACGATCGGCGGGAACATCGGCAACAACTCGTGCGGGATCCACTCGGTGCAATCGCACCTGTACGGTCCCGGTCCGCGCACCTCCGACAACACGGAGCGCCTTGAAGTGGTCACCTATGAGGGCGAGCGCTTCTGGGTGGGGGTCAACGAGGAGGACCGGCTGGAGCAGATCATCGCCGCCGGCGGCGCAAAAGGCCGGATCTATGCCCAGCTCCGCGATCTGCGTGACCGCTACGCCGATGAGATCCGCGCCGGCTACCCGGGGGTGGATGAGATGCCGCGCCGCGTGTCCGGCTACAACCTGGACGAGCTGCTTCCGGAGAACGGTTTCAACGTGGCGCGAGCCTTGGTGGGCACCGAGAGCACCTGTGCGGTGGCGCTGCAGGCCGAGCTCAAGCTCACCCCCGCGATGCTGCACCGCACTTTGGTGGTGGTGCAGTATCCCACCATCGCCGCCGCCGGCGAGCACGTCATGCAGATCCTGGAGTGGAAGCCGATCGGTTTGGAGGCCGTCGACGAAATGCTGGTGAACGACCAGCAGGTGGTCGGCAAGAACGTCGAAGCGCTCCACGAGCTTCCACGCCGGATGGAAGGGGGCGCATGGCTGCTCATCCAGTTCGGCGCCGACGACCCCGCCGATTCCTACGGGACAGCACGCCGGTTCATCGACTGGATGGAGAAGGAGAAGCACTATGACGCTGACCGCATGGTGCTCTCGCGCAGCGTGCAGGACGGCGGCAACAGCGAGGAACTCTGGGCGATCCGCGAGGCCGGCCTGGGCTCCACCGCGTTCCCGCCGGACGGCCGCGACCACTGGCCGGGTTGGGAGGACTCTGCAGTACCGCCCGCGCGCGTCGGTGACTACGTCCGCGACCTGCAGGAGCTTTACGCGAAGCACGGGCTGCGAGGCGCGATGTACGGGCACTTCGCGGAAGGATGCATCCACTCGCGGATCAGCTTCGACCTGCGGCATGCCGACGGGCTGCGCAACTACCGCGTCTTCATGGAGGAGGCAGGTGATCTGGTGGCCTCCTACGGCGGATCGATGTCCGGCGAGCACGGTGATGGCCAGCAGCGTGCGGAGCTGCTGGACAAGCAGTATGGCCCGCGGCTGATGCAGGCGATGCGCGAGTTCAAGGCCATCTGGGACCCGCAGTGGAAGCTCAACCCCGGCAAGGTCGTCGACCCGTACCGGCTCGACGAGAACCTCAAGCTGGGCACCGACTACAACCCGACGCGGCCCGATGTGGTCTTCGCCTACCCGGACGACGACGGGGATTTCGTGCACGCCAACCTGCGGTGCGTGGGTATCGGCGAATGCCGCGTGCCCGAGGCGAGCTCCACGATGTGCCCGAGCTACCAGGTCACCCGCGAGGAGAAGCACTCGACGCGGGGGCGCGCCCGCCTGCTGTTCGAGATGCTGCGGGGCGAGACCATCACGGACGGATGGCAATCGCGCGAGGTGGCGGATGCTCTGGACCTGTGCCTGTCGTGCAAGGGATGCACCAGCGACTGCCCGGTTTCCGTGGACATGCCCACGTACAAGGCCGAGTTCCGCTATCACCACTTCAAGTCGATGCGGCGGTGGCGGCCGCGGTCCGCCTACGCGTTCGGCTTCATCGACCAGGCGGCCCGCGTGGCGGTGCGGGTTCCCGAACTGGCGAACTTCGCCACACAGACGCCTGGCCTGCGTCGGCTGACCAAATGGATCGGCGGCATCGATCAGCAGCGCGATCTACCGACCTTCGCGCCGATGACGTTGCAGCAGTGGTTCTCCCGCCGTGGCGGCACGGCCAACCCGAACGGTACCCGCGTGCTGCTCTTCCCGGACACCTTCACGAACCACCTGCACACCGACGTCGGCCGGGCGTGTGTCGAGGCCATCGAGGCGGCCGGCTATCAGGTGGTGATTCCCGACGGGCACCTGTGCTGCGGTCGACCGCTGTACGATTTCGGTTTCCTCGACGCGGCGAAACGGTATCTGCACCACGTGATCGACGAGATCCGCGACGACGTGCGGGCGGGCACTCCGATCATCGGGATGGAGCCCAGCTGCGTCGCGGTGTTCAAAGAGGAGCTGCCCAACATCCTCCCGCATGATGACGACGCGGAACGGTTGCGCCGCAGCGTCTACCACTTCCCCGAATTCTTCGCCGAGTTCGATGTGGAACCGCCGCGGATGGACGGACCGGTGCAGCTGTGGACGCACTGCCATCAGCGCGCCACAGGCGGCCAGACTCCCGAACAGCACGTGCTCGCGAAGATGGGCGCGCAAGTGGAGCCGCTCTCCGGCGGCTGCTGCGGACTCGCCGGGTCTTGGGGATTCGAAGACGGCAAGTACGGGATCTCGATGGAGTGCGGCGAACAGGCCCTGCTGCCCGCGCTGCGCGGCGCCGACGAGGGCACCCGCCTGGTGGCCGACGGGTTCTCCTGCCGCACACAGGTGGGCGAGGCCGGAGTGGGACGGGATCCGCTGCACCTCGCGCAATTGATGGCGATCGCACGCGGGCGGTCCGACGGCACCGGCGCATCGCCGGTGCCGGGGCCGCCGGAACGGCCCCGGCCGCCGGCCGCGATCCGCCTGTCTCGCACCGCTGGACCCGTCGCCGTCGCGGGAGCCGTTGTCGCAGCACTCGGACGAGCCGCCTGGGTGACGCTCCGTCGGTGA
- a CDS encoding DUF7218 family protein, which produces MPSKGNSQAQSRGLKDPDLYEDLRGKGQSKEKAARISNAAANSGRSEVGERGGKSPSYDDWTVDELQKRAKELGIGGYSGKRKSELIDMLRNH; this is translated from the coding sequence ATGCCGTCGAAGGGAAACTCGCAGGCGCAGTCGCGGGGTCTCAAGGATCCCGATCTGTACGAGGACCTGCGAGGCAAGGGCCAGTCCAAGGAAAAGGCCGCCCGCATCTCGAACGCCGCCGCGAACAGCGGCCGATCCGAGGTGGGGGAGCGCGGCGGAAAGTCGCCATCGTACGACGATTGGACCGTCGACGAGCTGCAGAAGCGCGCCAAGGAACTCGGGATCGGCGGCTACTCCGGCAAACGCAAATCCGAGCTGATCGACATGCTGCGCAACCACTGA
- a CDS encoding glycoside hydrolase family 15 protein has translation MHRTDRPHSAPPPHVLRDYALLADGERGILVGPHGDVAWMCFPSWHSDAVFASLIGGDTHYTVQPSGRHVWGGYYEDVGLIWRARWITDEGITECREALAFPGDQHRAVVLRRVIAVEGTSHVDLTLAPGARFDRERMTEPHRHASSGDWHAGAGGIRLRLRGAPEAVVAQGRTGTELHMALTVPPGSHHDLVFELSDAPLDPPSADLPDEADAMWAATESAWLSAVPRFESTLAPRDSRQAYAVLRGVTSSSGGMVAASTTGLPERADKGRNFDYRYVWVRDQCYAGQAVAAAGAYPLLDDAADFISARLLEDGRNLMPAYTVGGGAVPPERTLALPGYPGGNGIVGNHVRSQFQLDAFGESLLLLAAAARHGHIDKDRYRAAAIAAESIAQCWQKPDAGVWELGERRWTQSRLVCAAGLRAMAGTAASKGDAAEWSALADVIVADAARDSLHSTGRWQRAPEDGRADAALLLASLRGAVPAHDPRSRATVDSVRGELAQESFVYRFRHDERPLGTTEGAFLLCGFWMALAEHQQGHEEAALRWFERNRAAAGTTGLFSEEYDVGQHQLRGNLPQSFVHALLLEAAVTLHG, from the coding sequence ATGCACCGAACGGACCGCCCGCACTCGGCTCCCCCGCCGCACGTCCTGCGCGACTATGCGCTGCTGGCGGACGGAGAACGCGGGATCCTGGTGGGGCCGCACGGGGACGTCGCGTGGATGTGCTTTCCTTCGTGGCACAGCGATGCCGTCTTCGCGTCGTTGATCGGCGGCGATACCCATTACACGGTGCAGCCGTCCGGCCGGCACGTATGGGGCGGGTACTACGAGGACGTGGGGCTGATCTGGCGTGCGCGCTGGATCACGGACGAGGGCATCACCGAATGCCGCGAGGCGCTGGCATTCCCCGGGGATCAGCACCGGGCGGTGGTGTTGCGGCGGGTGATCGCGGTCGAGGGCACCTCGCATGTGGATCTCACGCTCGCGCCGGGCGCACGGTTCGACAGGGAGCGGATGACCGAACCGCACCGGCACGCGTCGTCCGGAGACTGGCATGCCGGGGCGGGCGGTATCCGGCTGCGCCTCCGGGGAGCGCCGGAGGCCGTGGTGGCACAGGGTCGCACCGGCACCGAGCTGCACATGGCGTTGACCGTGCCGCCGGGCTCGCACCACGACCTGGTGTTCGAGCTGTCGGACGCGCCGCTGGACCCGCCGTCAGCGGATCTGCCCGACGAGGCGGACGCGATGTGGGCCGCCACCGAGAGTGCCTGGTTGTCTGCAGTGCCGCGGTTCGAATCGACCCTGGCCCCCCGTGACAGCAGGCAGGCGTATGCGGTGCTGCGCGGTGTGACTTCATCGAGTGGCGGGATGGTGGCCGCCTCCACCACCGGCCTTCCGGAGCGGGCGGACAAGGGCCGCAACTTCGACTACCGCTACGTGTGGGTGCGTGACCAGTGCTACGCGGGCCAGGCGGTGGCGGCTGCGGGCGCGTACCCGCTACTCGACGACGCCGCGGACTTCATCTCCGCGCGATTGCTCGAGGACGGGCGCAACCTGATGCCCGCGTACACCGTCGGAGGTGGGGCGGTGCCCCCCGAACGCACCCTCGCACTCCCCGGGTACCCCGGCGGCAACGGGATCGTCGGCAACCACGTGCGCTCGCAGTTCCAGTTGGATGCGTTCGGTGAGTCGCTCTTGCTGCTGGCGGCGGCGGCCCGTCACGGCCACATCGACAAGGACCGGTACCGTGCCGCCGCGATCGCTGCCGAGTCCATCGCGCAGTGCTGGCAGAAGCCCGACGCCGGCGTGTGGGAGCTCGGCGAGCGACGATGGACGCAATCGAGGCTGGTGTGCGCCGCCGGGCTGCGTGCCATGGCCGGCACCGCCGCGAGCAAGGGCGACGCCGCCGAATGGAGCGCATTGGCCGATGTGATCGTCGCGGATGCGGCGCGGGACAGCCTGCATTCCACGGGACGTTGGCAGCGCGCGCCCGAGGACGGTCGCGCGGACGCGGCGCTGTTGCTCGCGTCTCTGCGTGGCGCGGTCCCTGCACACGATCCGAGAAGCCGGGCCACGGTGGACTCGGTGCGGGGCGAGCTTGCGCAGGAGAGCTTCGTGTACCGCTTCCGCCACGACGAGCGCCCGCTCGGCACCACCGAAGGAGCGTTCCTGCTGTGCGGATTCTGGATGGCGCTGGCTGAACACCAACAAGGCCACGAGGAGGCCGCGCTGCGCTGGTTCGAGCGCAACCGCGCCGCCGCCGGAACCACCGGGCTGTTCTCCGAGGAGTACGACGTGGGGCAGCATCAACTCCGGGGCAACCTTCCGCAGTCGTTCGTGCATGCGCTGCTTCTCGAAGCGGCGGTCACGCTCCACGGATAG
- a CDS encoding CsbD family protein: MAEGSTGPSEGVKGAVEGVKGKIKEAAGALTGQDTMTREGRAQQDKAEDQRAVAEKEAKAEKARAEAEADEQRQRRNQ, from the coding sequence ATGGCAGAAGGTTCGACCGGCCCCAGCGAGGGCGTCAAGGGCGCCGTCGAAGGGGTCAAGGGCAAAATCAAGGAAGCGGCCGGCGCACTGACCGGCCAAGACACGATGACGAGGGAGGGCCGCGCGCAACAGGATAAGGCCGAAGATCAGCGCGCCGTCGCCGAGAAGGAAGCCAAGGCCGAGAAGGCGCGCGCCGAGGCCGAAGCCGACGAGCAGCGCCAGCGGCGCAATCAGTAG
- a CDS encoding catalase: MVDQQGRRTSRERDAKDVQLEPHRRRRDQSPLTTDQGVRVGDTDNALRVGDRGPTLLEDFHTREKITHFDHERIPERVVHARGAGAYGRFRPYDDWLREYTVAEHLVDPEVETPVFVRFSTVAGSRGSADTVRDVRGFATKFYTQQGNHDLVGNNFPVFFIQDGIKFPDLVHAVKPEPHNEIPQAQSAHDTLWDFVAQQPETLHTIMWLMSDRALPRSYRMMQGFGVHTFRLVNADGRGTFVKFHWTPALGTHSLIWDECQKVAGKDPDFNRRDLWDAIDSGQFPEWELGVQIVPEEDEHAFDFDLLDATKIIPEEQVPVRPVGRMVLDRNPDNFFAETEQVAFHTANVVPGIDFTNDPLLQARNFSYLDTQLIRLGGPNFAQLPVNHPVAPVTHNQRDGYGQHRVDVGGTSYYENSLGGGCPALADEGVFRHYTERVEGDKIRRRSPSFDDHYTQCALFWNSMTKAESAHIVAAFRFELGKVVHREIRAQVVGHLVHIDPQLAARVGAGLGIDVSEGQDRAPATTGNSPALSQVGTGDGRLDGRKVAFLVADGVDARPVEQLKAALQDRGAVPEVLAAADAPVSTSDGGTMDVDRAVSTMASVLYDAVAIPGGPDAAGALSRDGYVMHFIAEAYKHLKPIAALDTGIGLLNSAVGVDVADGTDSGEAVTIDGIVTQSAHGGELPIGFLAAFTDALAMHRAWDRAVDHIPA, from the coding sequence ATGGTCGATCAGCAGGGTCGGAGAACTTCACGAGAGCGTGACGCAAAAGACGTGCAGCTGGAGCCGCATAGGCGGCGGCGTGACCAGTCGCCCTTGACCACCGACCAGGGCGTCAGGGTGGGCGACACCGACAATGCGCTGCGCGTCGGCGACCGCGGTCCGACGTTGCTCGAGGATTTTCATACCCGGGAGAAGATCACCCATTTCGACCACGAGCGGATTCCCGAGCGCGTCGTGCACGCACGCGGCGCCGGTGCGTACGGGCGCTTCCGTCCCTACGACGACTGGCTGCGGGAGTATACGGTGGCGGAACACCTGGTGGATCCGGAGGTGGAGACGCCGGTGTTCGTCCGCTTCTCCACCGTCGCGGGCTCGCGCGGCTCAGCGGACACGGTGCGCGACGTACGCGGATTCGCCACCAAGTTCTACACACAGCAGGGCAACCACGATCTGGTGGGAAACAACTTTCCGGTGTTCTTCATCCAGGACGGCATCAAGTTCCCAGACCTCGTGCACGCGGTGAAGCCGGAGCCGCACAACGAGATCCCACAGGCCCAGTCCGCGCATGACACGCTGTGGGATTTCGTCGCACAGCAACCGGAGACGCTGCACACCATCATGTGGCTGATGTCCGACCGTGCACTCCCCCGCAGCTACCGGATGATGCAAGGGTTCGGCGTCCACACCTTCCGCCTCGTCAATGCGGACGGGCGCGGAACGTTCGTCAAGTTCCACTGGACGCCCGCGCTCGGCACGCATTCGCTCATCTGGGATGAATGCCAGAAGGTCGCCGGCAAGGACCCCGACTTCAACCGCCGCGACCTGTGGGACGCGATCGACTCCGGGCAGTTTCCGGAATGGGAACTCGGCGTGCAGATCGTTCCGGAAGAGGACGAGCACGCGTTCGACTTCGACCTGCTCGATGCCACGAAGATCATCCCCGAGGAGCAGGTGCCGGTGCGTCCGGTAGGCAGAATGGTGCTGGACCGCAACCCGGACAACTTCTTCGCCGAAACAGAGCAGGTCGCGTTTCACACCGCGAACGTCGTCCCGGGCATCGACTTCACCAACGATCCGCTCCTGCAGGCACGGAACTTCTCTTACCTCGACACCCAGCTGATCCGTCTCGGCGGCCCCAACTTCGCGCAGCTTCCGGTCAACCACCCGGTGGCCCCGGTGACGCACAACCAACGTGACGGCTACGGGCAGCATCGCGTCGACGTCGGCGGCACCAGCTACTACGAGAACTCGCTCGGCGGCGGCTGTCCGGCCCTCGCGGACGAGGGGGTGTTCCGGCATTACACCGAACGGGTCGAGGGCGACAAGATCCGCCGACGCAGTCCGAGCTTCGACGACCATTACACCCAGTGCGCATTGTTCTGGAACAGCATGACGAAAGCGGAATCCGCGCACATCGTGGCTGCGTTCCGCTTCGAACTGGGCAAAGTCGTCCACCGCGAGATCCGCGCGCAGGTGGTGGGACACCTCGTCCACATCGACCCGCAGCTGGCGGCGCGGGTGGGGGCAGGACTGGGGATCGATGTCTCCGAGGGGCAGGATCGTGCTCCCGCGACGACGGGGAACTCCCCCGCGCTCTCCCAAGTGGGGACGGGCGACGGTCGGCTCGACGGCCGCAAGGTGGCTTTCCTGGTGGCAGACGGCGTCGACGCACGGCCTGTCGAACAGTTGAAGGCTGCGTTGCAGGATCGGGGTGCTGTGCCCGAGGTCCTCGCAGCCGCCGACGCACCCGTGAGCACGTCGGACGGCGGAACGATGGACGTGGACCGAGCCGTCAGCACGATGGCGTCGGTGCTCTACGACGCTGTGGCTATACCAGGAGGGCCGGACGCAGCCGGTGCGCTGTCGCGGGACGGCTACGTGATGCACTTCATCGCCGAGGCGTACAAGCACCTCAAGCCCATCGCGGCCCTGGACACGGGCATCGGCCTGCTGAACTCGGCGGTCGGCGTCGATGTCGCGGACGGCACCGACAGTGGAGAGGCGGTGACGATCGACGGCATCGTCACGCAAAGCGCGCACGGCGGGGAGCTTCCCATCGGGTTCCTCGCGGCCTTCACCGATGCGCTGGCCATGCACCGCGCGTGGGATCGCGCGGTGGACCATATTCCTGCGTGA